In Sorghum bicolor cultivar BTx623 chromosome 10, Sorghum_bicolor_NCBIv3, whole genome shotgun sequence, one genomic interval encodes:
- the LOC110431317 gene encoding uncharacterized protein LOC110431317 codes for MPTCGSQSWTRPNRVLEVTIHQACYPVTEHVLRQVFSPFGDLEEVQVFGGLDHVSAHVVFLSKYDAVEAFGELHGRNIYDDCCQLDIQYGVPSEPDLSKGNNTHEVDAHKMFNGLPACSSQSWTPPSRVLEVTIHKACYPVTEHVLRQVFSPFGDMEEVQVFGGLDHVSAQVVFRSKYKAVKAFGELHGRNIYDGCCQLDIKYGAPSEPDVSKGNTHEVDTYQVFDGLPTCSSQSWTPPNRVLEVTIHNACYPVTEHVLRQVFSPFGDMEQVQVFGGLGHVSAQVVFRSKYDAVEAFGELHGRNIYDGCCQLDIQYGVPSEPDISMVKGIATASSSSLLFPSSTVIKTSLDDLSSDILPMDAAASGAHTKAAISMEAQRGINAIFLPVPDVVNHDDVNESQASTTPTREQHQDANWDKLMERLDVLHAHVTDIGSTQQQLLAKMNLNSQDVKQASHDQQLMVKQIEDIGKAVARLALEHMDAETLSSPRSLSPLFSIPPQQERPFSSVQPHPRTEPSHHRPFGDSHHNYTPLPEMLFPNFEGVDPKIWLDKCENYFCIFNVHESMWVTSASLHMEGSAARWWQVYKQQNGLGTWTQFKQEVESKFGTYAYREALNELLELKQTGTVEDYVTTFEALQCQLLMHNNGYDELFFIFYFIKGLKWDIKAAVQAQVPDTMARAIKLAKAQQQILDNSKQKYQKSGKAPLGLGKVDSKLSPPGQALWKEWQLRDYRRANDLCLYCGEKFDANHIEHCTKDQRLRVASGVTPAKLSNSTDPENINWREKDGVNLNSIEDIRANGPQSTRTFAESLLAYGGETKGDGDQQERAAEGSA; via the exons ATGCCTACTTGCGGTTCTCAGAGCTGGACGCGCCCAAATCGCGTCCTCGAGGTCACCATCCACCAGGCTTGCTATCCTGTAACAGAACATGTGCTTCGTCAGGTTTTTAGTCCATTTGGCGATCTGGAGGAGGTGCAAGTGTTTGGGGGGTTAGACCATGTGTCTGCTCATGTTGTTTTCCTATCCAAATATGATGCTGTTGAAGCTTTCGGAGAGTTGCATGGCCGCAATATATATGATGATTGTTGTCAGCTTGATATCCAGTATGGTGTGCCCAGCGAGCCTGATCTTTCCAAGGGCAACAACACCCATGAGGTGGACGCCCACAAGATGTTCAATGGATTGCCTGCTTGCAGTTCTCAGAGCTGGACGCCCCCAAGTCGCGTCCTAGAGGTCACCATCCACAAGGCTTGCTATCCTGTAACAGAACATGTGCTTCGTCAGGTTTTTAGTCCATTTGGCGATATGGAGGAGGTGCAAGTGTTCGGGGGCTTAGACCATGTGTCTGCTCAGGTTGTTTTCCGATCCAAATATAAAGCTGTTAAAGCTTTCGGAGAGTTGCATGGCCGCAATATATATGATGGTTGTTGTCAGCTTGATATCAAGTATGGTGCGCCCAGCGAGCCTGATGTTTCCAAGGGCAACACCCATGAGGTGGACACCTACCAGGTGTTTGATGGATTGCCTACTTGCAGTTCTCAGAGCTGGACTCCGCCAAATCGTGTCCTGGAGGTCACCATCCACAacgcttgctatcctgtaacAGAACATGTGCTTCGTCAGGTTTTTAGTCCATTTGGTGATATGGAGCAGGTGCAAGTGTTTGGGGGGTTAGGCCATGTGTCTGCTCAGGTTGTTTTCCGATCCAAATATGATGCTGTTGAAGCTTTCGGAGAGTTACATGGTCGCAATATATATGATGGTTGTTGTCAGCTTGATATCCAGTATGGTGTGCCCAGTGAGCCTGATATTTCCATGGTCAAGGGAATCGCCACGGCAAGTTCGTCATCATTATtgtttccttcttctactgttaTCAAAACCTCCCTTGATGACCTCAGTTCTGATATTCTACCTATGGACGCTGCTGCAAGTGGAGCACACACAAAGGCTGCTATTAGTATGGAAGCACAGAGAGGTATCAATGCCATTTTCCTGCCCGTCCCGGATGTTGTGAACCACGATGACGTCAATGAGTCCCAGGCATCTACAACACCAACACGCGAGCAGCACCAAGATGCGAATTGGGACAAGTTGATGGAGAGACTGGACGTCTTGCATGCTCATGTGACGGACATCGGCTCCACGCAGCAGCAATTGCTGGCAAAAATGAATCTCAACTCACAAGATGTGAAGCAGGCCTCGCATGATCAGCAGTTGATGGTTAAACAAATCGAAGACATTGGAAAGGCAGTCGCTCGTCTCGCCTTAGAGCATATggatgctgagacattgtccTCACCAAGATCTCTATCTCCACTGTTTTCCATTCCTCCCCAACAGGAGCGGCCTTTCTCCAGTGTCCAGCCTCATCCTCGTACTGAACCCAGTCACCATAGGCCTTTTGGTGATTCACACCACAACTATACACCTCTGCCTGAGATGCTATTTCCAAATTTTGAGGGCGTGGATCCTAAAATCTGGCTTGACAAATGTGAAAACTATTTTTGCATCTTTAACGTTCATGAGTCAATGTGGGTCACTTCAGCCTCCTTACATATGGAGGGCAGTGCAGCTCGATGGTGGCAGGTGTACAAGCAGCAAAATGGATTGGGAACTTGGACTCAATTCAAGCAAGAGGTGGAATCTAAGTTTGGCACATATGCGTATAGAGAAGCTCTGAATGAGTTGTTGGAGTTGAAGCAAACTGGAACAGTCGAGGACTATGTCACCACCTTTGAAGCTCTGCAATGTCAGCTTTTGATGCACAACAATGGATATGATGAGCTCTTCTTCATATTCTATTTTATTAAGGGCCTCAAATGGGATATCAAGGCAGCAGTTCAAGCTCAGGTGCCTGACACTATGGCCAGAGCCATCAAGCTAgccaaagcacaacaacaaattCTGGACAACTCTAAACAAAAGTATCAGAAATCTGGCAAAGCTCCTTTAGGACTTGGTAAGGTAGATTCTAAGCTAAGTCCTCCTGGTCAAGCTCTCTGGAAGGAATGGCAACTGCGAGATTACAGAAGAGCGAACGACCTATGCCTTTATTGTGGTGAGAAATTCGATGCCAATCATATTGAGCACTGCACCAAAGACCAAAGGCTGCGGGTGGCCAGCGGTGTTACACCTGCCAAG CTTTCAAACTCCACGGATCCTGAGAATATCAACTggcgagaaaaggatggtgtaAAT CTTAATTCCATTGAAGACATAAGGGCAAATGGGCCGCAATCCACAAGGACGTTCGCAGAGAGTCTGCTGGCCTATGGCGGagagaccaagggcgatggcgaCCAACAGGAAAGAGCCGCAGAGGGATCTGCCTAG
- the LOC8065090 gene encoding uncharacterized protein LOC8065090: protein MAAAAAAFRSGTRRRDAFAALEDAGSATRGRQAAGGGGGGGGGGGGSVRRSRSLSRFPPPSPSPEDAATPSSRFVNKLRGGLPPEVSLDDLADEFFRARAESEGDDDEEETAAPVRGRSRFPAPAERGGGGRRSSTARYARETESSRQRGRSVSRPPDERRGVGANAVNAGSAAAGRRQRYASVDRRASMDRQRWCDSDNDMEISHRYGSSGIHTKSSSGNSLQSSFHKPSKANQTLKRSTSQKDFFHSRDSSSSHSSITDDESRSSHSFHSRNQNEGCVVYGLSKDHPIGDGAGNVLYDVMRKEVRQAVEEIRNQLEKAVTKSEPSEKPISSDAQPTQVITELRRSYTSKLEESEKRKQELLAQLAAEEQHGHELTKIVRELLPTPKMTANLQRQPRHRRRSNDRSRMSKRLTEEAEQYFEDFLSNVEDTDFSSFDGERSDSSSARKDLLLNATTETPVARPKVALPAEADGVVLPWLQWETTNDLQTSPCKTKAQGESTRCSTSNQTTSSRGSWSPGDHATSVASKDRLLTKFGEVGICRSICPDYVRTLSSFHIDDYLHLRQSEDLLLETWRQKHRIDSGGLALCSKSTIL from the exons atggctGCCGCTGCGGCGGCGTTCCGGTCGGGGACGAGGCGGCGCGACGCGTTCGCGGCCCTGGAGGACGCGGGCTCCGCCACCCGCGGGCGCCAGGCcgcgggaggcggcggcggcggcggaggaggaggaggaggcagcgTCCGCCGGTCGAGGAGCCTGAGCCGGttcccgccgccgtcgccgtctcCCGAGGACGCGGCGACGCCGTCGTCGAGGTTCGTCAACAAGCTGCGGGGCGGGTTGCCGCCGGAGGTCAGCCTCGACGACCTCGCCGACGAGTTCTTCCGCGCCAGGGCGGAGTCCGagggcgacgacgacgaggaggagactGCTGCGCCTGTGCGTGGCCGGTCAAGGTTTCCGGCGCCCGCGGAGCGTGGCGGCGGAGGCCGGCGGAGCTCCACCGCGCGGTACGCCAGGGAGACGGAGTCTTCGCGGCAGCGCGGGCGCTCCGTGTCGCGCCCGCCGGACGAGCGACGAGGCGTCGGTGCCAATGCGGTGAATGCCGGCTCTGCAGCTGCAGGCAGGAGGCAGCGGTATGCGTCGGTGGACCGCCGCGCTTCCATGGATCGGCAACGGTGGTGCGATTCGGAT AATGACATGGAGATTTCTCACCGCTATGGTTCCAGTGGGATACATACCAAAAGTAGCAGTGGCAATAGCCTGCAGAGTTCATTCCATAAGCCATCTAAGGCAAACCAAACTTTGAAGAGGTCTACAAGCCAAAAGGATTTCTTTCATTCTCGAGATAGCAGCTCT AGCCATTCTTCAATTACTGATGACGAGTCTAGGAGTTCTCACTCTTTCCATAGCAGAAATCAGAATGAAGGCTGTGTAGTTTATGGTCTCAGCAAG GATCACCCAATTGGTGATGGGGCTGGAAATGTATTGTATGATGTAATGCGGAAAGAAGTTAGGCAAGCTGTTGAGGAAATCAGGAATCAGCTTGAAAAG GCCGTGACAAAATCCGAACCTTCAGAAAAGCCAATAAGCAGTGATGCACAACCAACCCAAGTTATTACTGAGCTCCGAAGGAGCTACACTAGTAAATTGGAAGAG TCAGAGAAGCGGAAGCAGGAATTGTTGGCTCAGTTGGCAGCAGAAGAACAACATGGTCATGAGCTCACAAAAATAGTTAGAGAATTGCTACCTACTCCTAAAATGACTGCAAATTTACAAAGACAGCCGCGACACAGAAGA AGGAGCAATGATAGATCACGGATGTCAAAGCGACTTACTGAAGAGGCTGAGCAATACTTTGAAGATTTCCTGTCGAATGTTGAAGATACTGACTTTTCATCTTTTGATGGAGAGAGAAGTGACTCAAGTTCAGCCAGGAAAGACCTGTTACTTAATGCTACGACAGAAACTCCAGTTGCACGCCCAAAAGTTGCTTTACCTGCAGAGGCAGATGGCGTTGTCCTTCCCTGGCTGCAATGGGAAACTACCAATGACCTTCAGACCTCACCGTGCAAAACCAAGGCCCAG GGAGAAAGTACCAGATGCAGCACTAGCAATCAGACTACGAGCAGCCGTGGGAGTTGGAGCCCTGGAGACCATGCCACTTCAGTTGCCTCTAAAGATAGATTACTGACCAAGTTCGGTGAAGTTGGGATTTGCCGAAGCATCTGCCCTGATTATGTTCGAACCTTGTCGTCGTTTCACATTGACGACTATTTGCATTTGAGACAGAGTGAGGATCTCCTCTTGGAGACGTGGAGGCAGAAACACAGAATCGACTCTGGCGGCCTAGCCCTGTGCAGTAAATCGACAATATTGTAG